A genomic region of Halopelagius longus contains the following coding sequences:
- a CDS encoding PAS domain-containing protein: protein MHSSTGSDTEPDARIRQQEVVAELGQQALETDDLDQLMHDASAAVAETLDNEYAKVLELLPGGDEVFLRQGVGWREGLVGSATVPTDRDSQAGYTLLSEAPVVVDDLRTEERFSGPELLTSHGVVSGISVVIGSVAEPWGVLGTHTTAEREFSPHDAHFVKSVANVLASAIENQQTKSELEEIYGRISDAFFALDEEWRFTYVNEQAHELINPHGRTLLGEDIWDVFPAATERKFKPEYERAMYEQETVAFEEYYPEPLDSWFEVRAYPSETGLSVYFRDTTHRKKRERELEETERRFEAIFEDPNILVGLLDTDGTVLDINRTAMEYIDADLEEVTGEPFWETPWWGDGDEVQADVKEWTERAASGEYVDFEADLSHPSGERYAISGVFRPVTNDDGDVVSVIVSDRDVTERREYERQLEESERRYRTLAESFPNGIVTMYGDDLRYTLAEGRAFEYLPVSKDDLEGRTPREVWGEEVGSQLGPALRDALDGEERAVEVSYVDREWVVYAVPITDTDGNVFAGMTMAQDITDRKEYERRLAESERRYRTLAEHFPNGAVGVYDRDLRYTLTAGRLLGEKLPTSDVLEGQRMPDVFPEHTVDDLEPLFRSAVEEGETDNTTTEFGGRNWQVWVTPLRDVDGDVFAGLSFTQDITEQVERERQLEELIEKLEESNERLEQFAYAASHDLQEPLRMVSSYLRLLERRYEGALDEDGEEFLEYAVDGADRMREMIDALLKYSRVETKGDPLEPIELDEVLDDVFTDLQLHIEETGADITAESLPRVEGDANQLRQLLQNLLDNALTYSGEEPPRVEITTRRSDGKWVISVSDNGVGIDPEDTDTIFEVFQRLHGREEHPGTGIGLALCERIVERHGGDIWVESEPGEGSTFSFTLPVAGESDE from the coding sequence ATGCACTCCTCCACCGGGTCCGACACGGAACCGGACGCTCGTATCCGTCAGCAGGAGGTCGTCGCGGAACTCGGTCAGCAGGCCCTCGAAACTGACGACCTCGACCAGTTGATGCACGACGCGTCCGCCGCCGTCGCCGAGACGCTCGACAACGAGTACGCGAAGGTTCTCGAGTTGCTGCCCGGCGGCGACGAGGTGTTCCTCCGACAGGGCGTCGGGTGGCGCGAGGGACTCGTCGGGTCGGCGACGGTTCCGACCGACCGGGACTCGCAGGCGGGCTACACGCTGCTTTCGGAAGCGCCCGTGGTGGTGGACGACCTTCGGACCGAGGAGCGGTTCTCCGGGCCCGAACTGCTCACGAGCCACGGCGTCGTCAGCGGTATCAGCGTCGTCATCGGGTCCGTCGCGGAGCCGTGGGGGGTGCTGGGAACGCACACGACGGCGGAACGCGAGTTCTCCCCACACGACGCCCACTTCGTCAAGAGCGTCGCGAACGTCCTCGCGTCGGCGATAGAGAACCAACAGACCAAGAGCGAACTGGAGGAGATTTACGGTCGCATCTCGGACGCGTTCTTCGCGTTAGACGAGGAGTGGCGGTTCACGTACGTCAACGAACAGGCGCACGAACTGATCAACCCCCACGGGCGGACGCTGCTCGGGGAGGACATCTGGGACGTGTTCCCCGCGGCGACCGAACGGAAGTTCAAGCCGGAGTACGAGCGAGCGATGTACGAACAGGAGACCGTCGCCTTCGAGGAGTACTACCCCGAACCGCTCGACAGTTGGTTCGAGGTGCGCGCGTACCCCTCGGAGACCGGTCTGTCGGTGTACTTCCGGGATACGACCCACCGCAAGAAGCGCGAACGGGAACTCGAAGAGACGGAGCGCAGGTTCGAGGCCATCTTCGAGGACCCGAACATCCTCGTCGGCCTCCTCGACACCGACGGGACGGTGTTGGACATCAACCGGACGGCGATGGAGTACATCGACGCCGACCTCGAGGAGGTGACCGGCGAACCGTTCTGGGAGACGCCGTGGTGGGGCGATGGAGACGAGGTGCAGGCCGACGTCAAAGAGTGGACGGAACGGGCCGCGTCCGGCGAGTACGTGGACTTCGAGGCGGACCTCTCTCACCCGTCCGGAGAGCGGTACGCCATCAGCGGCGTCTTCAGACCCGTCACGAACGACGACGGCGACGTCGTCTCGGTCATCGTCTCCGACCGCGACGTGACCGAACGCCGAGAGTACGAACGGCAACTCGAGGAGAGCGAGCGACGGTACCGGACGCTCGCGGAGTCGTTCCCGAACGGCATCGTCACCATGTACGGCGACGACCTCCGCTACACGCTCGCGGAGGGTCGAGCCTTCGAGTACCTGCCCGTCTCGAAGGACGACTTGGAGGGCAGGACGCCGCGCGAAGTGTGGGGCGAGGAGGTGGGGTCCCAACTCGGCCCCGCACTGCGCGACGCTCTCGACGGGGAGGAGAGGGCCGTCGAAGTGTCGTACGTCGACCGCGAGTGGGTCGTCTACGCGGTACCGATCACCGACACGGACGGCAACGTCTTCGCCGGGATGACGATGGCGCAGGATATCACCGATCGCAAGGAGTACGAGCGCAGACTCGCGGAGAGCGAGCGCCGGTACCGGACGCTCGCGGAGCACTTCCCGAACGGCGCCGTCGGCGTCTACGACCGCGACCTGCGGTACACGCTGACCGCGGGCCGTCTCCTGGGCGAGAAGCTCCCCACTTCGGACGTACTCGAAGGCCAGCGGATGCCGGACGTCTTCCCCGAACACACCGTCGACGACCTCGAACCGCTGTTTCGGTCCGCCGTCGAGGAGGGCGAGACGGACAACACCACCACCGAGTTCGGCGGTCGAAACTGGCAGGTGTGGGTCACGCCCCTGCGGGACGTGGACGGCGACGTCTTCGCGGGGCTGAGTTTCACGCAGGACATCACCGAACAGGTCGAACGCGAACGACAGTTAGAGGAGTTAATCGAGAAGTTAGAGGAGTCCAACGAGCGCTTAGAGCAGTTCGCGTACGCGGCGTCGCACGACCTCCAAGAGCCGTTGCGGATGGTTTCGAGTTACCTCCGACTGCTCGAACGGCGCTACGAGGGCGCTCTCGACGAGGACGGCGAGGAGTTCCTCGAATACGCCGTCGACGGCGCGGACAGGATGCGAGAGATGATAGACGCCCTCCTCAAATACTCCCGCGTGGAGACGAAGGGCGACCCCTTAGAACCGATAGAGTTGGACGAGGTGCTCGACGACGTCTTCACGGATCTCCAGTTACACATCGAGGAGACGGGCGCGGACATCACGGCGGAGTCGCTCCCGCGGGTCGAGGGCGACGCCAACCAGTTGCGCCAACTCCTCCAGAACCTGCTGGACAACGCGCTCACGTACTCCGGCGAGGAGCCGCCCCGCGTGGAAATCACCACCCGACGGAGCGACGGGAAGTGGGTGATTTCGGTCAGCGACAACGGGGTCGGTATCGACCCGGAGGACACCGACACCATCTTCGAGGTGTTTCAGCGACTCCACGGACGGGAGGAACACCCCGGCACCGGAATCGGGTTGGCGCTCTGCGAGCGAATCGTCGAGCGACACGGCGGCGACATCTGGGTCGAGTCGGAACCCGGCGAGGGGTCGACGTTCTCCTTTACCCTCCCCGTGGCGGGTGAGAGCGATGAGTGA